Proteins encoded together in one Streptomyces sp. NA04227 window:
- a CDS encoding TraR/DksA family transcriptional regulator → MVAKKSTAKQSTAQKSAAGKTTEASPVKKAAAKTTAAKKTAAKKSAAKKATAKKTAAKAAKPGKSEKSAKSEKPEKSAQSAEPDKPEKPKKSKKPEKKAVAKKTAVKKAPAEKTAAKKATAKKSAAKKSTAKKSTGKEQEQAAAAQTATTTGATTVVAKKAAAKTGTATAGVPKARHTAAEPGELAVRPGEEPWTPEEVAEARAELSAEALRLRSEIESSEESLVGLMRDSQDGAGEDDADTGSKNITREHELGIAANAREVLLQTERALDRIEAGTYGSCENCGNPIGKARMQAFPRATLCVECKQKQERRV, encoded by the coding sequence ATGGTGGCGAAGAAGTCGACGGCGAAGCAGTCGACGGCGCAGAAATCGGCGGCCGGGAAAACGACTGAAGCGTCCCCCGTGAAGAAGGCGGCGGCAAAGACGACGGCCGCGAAGAAGACGGCCGCGAAGAAATCCGCGGCGAAGAAGGCCACGGCGAAGAAGACGGCGGCGAAGGCCGCGAAACCCGGGAAGTCCGAGAAGAGCGCGAAGAGCGAGAAGCCGGAGAAGAGCGCGCAGAGCGCCGAGCCGGACAAGCCCGAGAAGCCCAAGAAGTCCAAGAAGCCGGAGAAGAAGGCCGTGGCCAAGAAGACAGCAGTCAAGAAGGCCCCGGCCGAGAAGACGGCGGCGAAGAAGGCCACGGCCAAGAAGAGCGCGGCCAAGAAGAGCACGGCCAAGAAGAGCACCGGGAAAGAGCAGGAACAGGCGGCTGCGGCGCAGACCGCGACGACGACGGGAGCCACGACGGTGGTTGCGAAGAAGGCGGCAGCGAAGACGGGCACGGCCACGGCCGGAGTGCCCAAGGCGCGGCACACCGCGGCCGAGCCGGGAGAACTCGCCGTACGGCCGGGGGAGGAGCCCTGGACCCCGGAGGAGGTCGCCGAGGCCCGCGCGGAACTGTCCGCCGAGGCGCTGCGGCTGCGCAGCGAGATCGAGTCCTCCGAGGAGTCCCTGGTCGGCCTGATGCGGGACTCGCAGGACGGGGCGGGCGAGGACGACGCCGACACCGGCTCCAAGAACATCACCAGGGAGCACGAACTCGGCATCGCGGCCAACGCCCGCGAGGTGCTGCTGCAGACCGAACGCGCACTGGATCGCATCGAGGCGGGCACCTACGGGAGCTGCGAGAACTGCGGCAACCCCATCGGCAAGGCCCGGATGCAGGCCTTCCCGCGCGCCACCCTGTGCGTGGAGTGCAAGCAGAAGCAGGAACGCCGCGTCTGA
- the ileS gene encoding isoleucine--tRNA ligase: protein MKSTEQQYHQVPAQVDLPALEHTVLDFWREQKIFAKSLEQSEGRPEWVFYEGPPTANGMPGAHHIEARVFKDVFPRFRTMRGYHVARKAGWDCHGLPVELAVEKELGFNGKKDIEAYGIAEFNAKCRESVTRHTDAFAELTTRMGYWVDLDEAYRTMDPEYVESVWWSLKEIFGKGLLVQDHRVAPWCPRCGTGLSDHELAQGYETVVDPSVYVRFPLTSGPLAGEASLLVWTTTPWTLVSNTAVAAHPDVTYVVATDGAEKVVVAEPLVQKALGEGWEPTGLRFTGAEMERWNYQRPFALVEFPAGEGAAEQSPTGAHFVVNAGYVTTEDGTGLVHQAPAFGEDDLKVCRSYGLPVVNPVRSDGTFDESLDLIGGQFFKKADEALTADLGARGLLFRHLPYEHSYPHCWRCHTALLYYAQPSWYIRTTAIKDRLLEENERTNWFPDSVKHGRFGDWLNNNIDWALSRNRYWGTPLPIWRCEEGHLTCVGSRAELSELSGTDQSALDPHRPYIDEVTFGCTHEGCALTATRVPEVIDAWYDSGSMPFAQWGYPYKNKELFESRYPAQFISEAIDQTRGWFYTLMAVGTLVFDKSSYENVVCLGHILAEDGRKMSKHLGNILQPIPLMDEHGADAVRWFMAAGGSPWAARRVGHGTIQEVVRKTLLTYWNTVAFQALYARTSNWAPSAADPAPAERPLLDRWLLSELHALTAQVTTALEAYDTQRAGKLLSAFVDDLSNWYVRRSRRRFWKGDPAALRTLHEVVETITRLMAPLTPFVTERVWQDLVVPVTPDAPESVHLSDWPEADPSAIDPELSKQMALVRRLVELGRATRAESGVKTRQPLSRALVAATGFERLSPELRTQITEELNVSSVAALSDSSTGAAGGGSLVDTTAKANFRPLGKRFGKGVQAVAKAIAAADAAALSQALRAGTASVEVDGETVTLEPEEVIITETPREGWSVASDSGATVALDLEITEELRRAGLARDAIRLIQEARKNSGLDVADRIALRWASTDPAVTEALAEHTLMIAEEVLATDFAEGEADGSYGDAFTDEPLALTFRLRKA from the coding sequence ATGAAATCGACCGAGCAGCAGTACCACCAGGTACCCGCGCAGGTGGACCTCCCCGCGCTCGAGCACACGGTCCTCGACTTCTGGCGCGAGCAGAAGATCTTCGCCAAGTCCCTGGAGCAGTCCGAGGGCCGCCCCGAGTGGGTCTTCTACGAGGGCCCGCCGACCGCGAACGGCATGCCCGGCGCCCACCACATCGAGGCCCGCGTCTTCAAGGACGTCTTCCCGCGCTTTCGCACCATGCGCGGCTACCACGTCGCCCGCAAGGCCGGCTGGGACTGCCACGGACTGCCCGTCGAGCTCGCCGTCGAGAAGGAACTCGGCTTCAACGGCAAGAAGGACATCGAGGCGTACGGAATCGCCGAGTTCAACGCCAAGTGCCGCGAGTCGGTGACCCGGCACACCGACGCCTTCGCCGAGCTGACGACCCGCATGGGCTACTGGGTGGACCTCGACGAGGCCTACCGCACCATGGACCCCGAGTACGTGGAGTCCGTCTGGTGGTCGCTGAAGGAGATCTTCGGCAAGGGCCTGCTGGTCCAGGACCACCGGGTGGCCCCCTGGTGTCCGCGCTGCGGCACCGGCCTGTCGGACCACGAGCTCGCGCAGGGCTACGAGACCGTCGTGGACCCCTCGGTCTACGTCCGTTTCCCGCTCACCTCCGGTCCGCTCGCCGGTGAGGCCTCGCTCCTGGTCTGGACGACGACCCCCTGGACGCTGGTCTCCAACACCGCGGTGGCCGCGCACCCCGACGTCACCTATGTCGTCGCCACCGACGGCGCGGAGAAGGTCGTCGTCGCCGAGCCGCTCGTCCAGAAGGCGCTCGGCGAGGGCTGGGAGCCGACCGGCCTGCGCTTCACCGGTGCCGAAATGGAACGCTGGAACTACCAACGGCCGTTCGCGCTCGTGGAGTTCCCGGCCGGGGAAGGCGCCGCCGAACAGAGCCCCACCGGCGCCCACTTCGTGGTGAACGCCGGCTACGTCACCACCGAGGACGGCACCGGCCTCGTCCACCAGGCCCCCGCCTTCGGTGAGGACGACCTCAAGGTCTGCCGCTCCTACGGCCTGCCCGTGGTCAACCCGGTCCGGTCGGACGGCACCTTCGACGAGAGCCTCGACCTGATCGGCGGCCAGTTCTTCAAGAAGGCCGACGAGGCGCTGACCGCCGACCTCGGCGCACGCGGCCTGCTCTTCCGCCACCTCCCGTACGAGCACAGCTATCCGCACTGCTGGCGCTGCCACACCGCGCTGCTCTACTACGCGCAGCCGTCCTGGTACATCCGCACCACCGCGATCAAGGACCGCCTGCTCGAGGAGAACGAGCGGACCAACTGGTTCCCGGACTCCGTCAAGCATGGCCGCTTCGGCGACTGGCTGAACAACAACATCGACTGGGCGCTGTCGCGCAACCGCTACTGGGGCACCCCGCTGCCGATCTGGCGCTGCGAGGAGGGCCACCTCACCTGCGTGGGCTCGCGCGCGGAGCTTAGCGAGCTGAGCGGCACCGACCAGTCCGCGCTCGACCCGCACCGGCCCTACATCGACGAGGTCACCTTCGGCTGCACCCACGAGGGCTGCGCGCTCACCGCGACCCGGGTGCCCGAGGTCATCGACGCCTGGTACGACTCGGGCTCGATGCCCTTCGCGCAGTGGGGCTACCCGTACAAGAACAAGGAGCTCTTCGAGAGCCGGTACCCGGCGCAGTTCATCTCGGAGGCGATCGACCAGACCCGCGGCTGGTTCTACACGCTGATGGCCGTCGGCACCCTGGTCTTCGACAAGTCCTCCTACGAGAACGTCGTCTGCCTCGGCCACATCCTCGCCGAGGACGGCCGCAAGATGTCCAAGCACCTGGGCAACATCCTCCAGCCGATCCCGCTCATGGACGAGCACGGCGCCGACGCGGTCCGCTGGTTCATGGCGGCGGGCGGCTCCCCGTGGGCCGCCCGGCGGGTGGGCCACGGCACCATCCAGGAGGTCGTCCGCAAGACGCTCCTGACCTACTGGAACACGGTCGCCTTCCAGGCCCTGTACGCGCGTACCTCCAACTGGGCGCCCTCGGCCGCGGACCCGGCCCCGGCCGAGCGCCCGCTGCTCGACCGCTGGCTGCTCTCCGAGCTGCACGCCCTGACCGCCCAGGTCACCACCGCCCTGGAGGCCTACGACACCCAGCGCGCGGGCAAGCTGCTCTCGGCCTTCGTGGACGACCTGTCCAACTGGTACGTACGCCGCTCCCGTCGCCGCTTCTGGAAGGGCGACCCGGCCGCGCTGCGCACCCTGCACGAGGTCGTCGAAACCATCACGCGGCTGATGGCGCCGCTGACGCCGTTCGTGACCGAGCGGGTCTGGCAGGACCTGGTGGTGCCGGTGACGCCGGACGCCCCGGAGTCGGTGCACCTGTCCGACTGGCCCGAGGCCGACCCGTCCGCGATCGACCCGGAACTGTCGAAGCAGATGGCGCTGGTCCGCAGGCTGGTCGAGCTCGGCCGGGCCACCCGTGCCGAGTCGGGTGTGAAGACCCGCCAGCCGCTGTCCCGCGCGCTGGTCGCCGCTACCGGTTTCGAGCGGCTCTCGCCCGAGCTGCGGACGCAGATCACCGAGGAGCTGAACGTCTCCTCGGTGGCCGCGCTGTCGGATTCCTCCACTGGTGCAGCGGGCGGCGGCTCGCTCGTGGACACCACCGCCAAGGCGAACTTCCGGCCGCTCGGCAAGCGCTTCGGCAAGGGGGTCCAGGCGGTGGCCAAGGCCATCGCCGCCGCCGACGCCGCTGCGCTGTCCCAGGCCCTGCGGGCGGGTACGGCGAGCGTCGAGGTCGACGGCGAGACGGTGACCCTGGAGCCGGAAGAGGTGATCATCACGGAGACGCCGCGCGAGGGCTGGTCCGTCGCCTCGGACT